The Coffea eugenioides isolate CCC68of chromosome 8, Ceug_1.0, whole genome shotgun sequence genome has a segment encoding these proteins:
- the LOC113779169 gene encoding mechanosensitive ion channel protein 10-like — protein MDANTKASKQSGEISMAENKKTSGEVVVLISGDEKDPKNPPPGASPVRASVDSPSGAQRAVPVSFSSPEAAGYSPSANKPPKIPTTDTLTRRKSIARSVYSKPKSRFGEQSVPVDTNMFDEDISIIQEHAEPSCSSPYRNLSNQPSPNDKMGSSNANTLKETIRNVPITPKTPLMASPGGFGGADEDEEIYKKVSLRNKLRYHRVKVKVLIEWFVFACILGCFVASLTVHKLRQWTIWGLEIWKWCALVMVTVSGMLFTKWLVLFAVLLIELAFLLRKKVLYFVYALRKSVQFCMWLSLVLLTWVLLFRRGVERSRLATKILDYITWTMVTFLIGAFLWLLKNLLLKILASSFHVNAFFDRIQESVFHQYILLTLSGPPVMESAQMFGRKNSTVSQFSFRRTKAGKDGKEKKEKAVIDINKLHQMKREKVTAWTMKMLVDVISNTGLTTLSGTLGESVYDGGNEQSDKEITNEEEAIAAAYHVFRNVAQPGCRYIDEMDLRRFMIKEEVDIVLPMIDVAETGQIDRKALTHWVVKVYNGRKALAHALNDTKTAVKQLGKLVTAILIIIIIIIWLLLMEIATTKVLVFLSSQLVLVAFMFGNTCKTIFEAIIFVFVMHPFDVGDRCVVDGVQMVVEEMNILTTVFLRFDNEKIYYPNSVLASKPISNFYRSPDMGDSLEFSIDFKTPLELIGTLKDKIKKYLEKNPSYWHPNHSVVVKEIENVNKIKMAIFFNHTMNFQDYGEKNRRRSELVLEIKRIFEELKIKYDLLPQEVRLVESKSV, from the exons ATGGATGCCAATACTAAAGCTTCTAAGCAGAGTGGGGAAATCAGCATggcagaaaacaagaaaacatcaGGTGAAGTGGTTGTGCTTATCTCTGGCGATGAAAAAGATCCTAAGAATCCACCTCCAGGTGCTTCACCGGTGAGAGCATCAGTTGATTCTCCTTCAGGTGCTCAAAGGGCCGTGCCTGTAAGTTTTTCTTCCCCTGAAGCTGCTGGGTATAGTCCAAGCGCCAATAAGCCTCCAAAAATTCCCACAACTGATACCCTCACTAGGAGAAAATCAATTGCCAGGTCTGTCTACTCGAAACCCAAATCAAGATTTGGTGAACAATCTGTCCCTGTTGATACTAACATGTTTGATGAGGATATTTCTATAATTCAAGAGCATGCTGAACCAAGTTGCAGTTCACCTTACAGAAATTTATCTAATCAGCCTTCACCTAATGATAAAATGGGTTCTAGTAATGCCAACACATTAAAAGAGACTATTAGGAATGTACCAATTACCCCCAAGACACCGTTGATGGCATCACCTGGTGGTTTTGGAGGAGCAGATGAGGATGAGGAGATTTATAAGAAAGTGAGTCTCCGGAACAAATTAAGATATCACAGAGTGAAAGTCAAGGTTTTGATTGAATGGTTTGTGTTTGCCTGCATTTTGGGATGTTTCGTAGCTAGCTTGACTGTTCATAAGCTGCGACAGTGGACAATTTGGGGGCTGGAGATTTGGAAATGGTGTGCTCTTGTAATGGTGACTGTTAGTGGCATGTTATTTACAAAGTGGCTTGTTCTTTTTGCTGTGCTGTTGATTGAGCTGGCCTTTTTGTTGAGAAAGAAGGTATTGTATTTTGTGTATGCTTTGCGGAAGAGTGTGCAGTTCTGTATGTGGTTGAGTTTGGTTCTTCTCACTTGGGTTCTGCTATTCAGGAGAGGCGTTGAGCGATCTCGCCTTGCCACAAAGATTTTGGATTACATTACTTGGACAATGGTAACTTTCCTCATAGGGGCATTCTTGTGGCTCTTGAAGAATCTGCTGCTAAAGATTTTGGCATCTTCTTTTCATGTTAATGCTTTCTTTGATAGGATTCAAGAATCAGTCTTCCATCAATACATTTTGCTAACACTATCTGGGCCTCCAGTTATGGAGTCGGCTCAAATGTTTGGCAGAAAAAATAGTACCGTCAGTCAATTTAGCTTCAGGAGAACAAAGGCAGGGAAAGAtggaaaggaaaagaaggaaaaagcaGTTATTGATATAAATAAGCTTCATCAGATGAAACGTGAAAAGGTCACAGCTTGGACCATGAAAATGTTAGTGGATGTCATATCTAATACAGGTCTAACAACCCTCTCTGGTACCCTTGGCGAAAGTGTTTATGATGGAGGAAATGAGCAATCCGACAAGGAAATTACTAATGAAGAGGAAGCAATTGCAGCAGCCTATCACGTTTTCAGAAATGTAGCTCAGCCTGGTTGCAG GTACATTGATGAGATGGATCTAAGGAGATTCATGATTAAAGAAGAGGTGGATATTGTCTTACCAATGATCGACGTGGCTGAGACTGGACAGATTGACAGGAAAGCTCTGACACACTGGGTG GTAAAAGTTTATAACGGTCGTAAAGCCTTGGCGCATGCTTTAAATGACACTAAAACTGCTGTGAAGCAGTTGGGCAAGCTTGTTACGGCAATCTTAAttatcataataataatcatatggcTTCTTTTAATGGAAATAGCGACGACCAAAGTGCTTGTCTTTCTGTCATCACAGCTTGTGTTGGTAGCTTTTATGTTTGGGAATACTTGCAAGACTATTTTTGAAGCTATTATATTTGTGTTTGTGATGCATCCTTTTGATGTTGGTGATCGCTGCGTAGTCGATGGTGTCCAG ATGGTAGTAGAGGAGATGAATATCTTAACAACTGTCTTTCTCCGCTTCGACAATGAAAAGATATACTatccaaattctgttttggcttCCAAGCCAATCAGCAATTTTTATAGAAGCCCTGACATGGGTGATTCCCTTGAGTTCTCTATTGATTTCAAGACACCACTGGAATTGATAGGAACTCTAAAAGACAAAATAAAGAA GTATTTGGAGAAAAACCCGTCGTATTGGCATCCTAATCACAGTGTGGTGGTAAAGGAGATTGAGAATGTGAACAAGATAAAGATGGCTATTTTTTTTAACCATACAATGAACTTTCAGGATTATGGGGAGAAGAACAGGCGGAGATCTGAATTGGTTCTAGAGATTAAGAGAATTTTTGAGGAGCTAAAAATCAAATATGACCTCCTTCCGCAAGAAGTTCGCCTTGTTGAATCAAAATCAGTATAA
- the LOC113779401 gene encoding thermospermine synthase ACAULIS5-like, translating to MGTMGEAMMDEENILGGSTRSTPCDDNGGANHHQNDGTWFEEEIDDDLRWSFALNSVLHKGTSEYQDIALLDTKKFGKVLVIDGKMQSAEVDEFIYHECLIHPALLCHPNPKTVFIMGGGEGSAAREALRHKSIDKVVMCDIDQEVVDFCRRYLTANHDAFHNNKLHLVINDAKAELEERKEKFDIIVGDLADPVEGGPCYQLYTKSFYENILKPKLSDNGIFVTQAGPAGVFTHKEVFSSIYNTIKQVFKYVLAYTAHVPSFADTWGWVIASDQPFCLDAGKIDKKMAERIDGELLYLSGASFFSSTILNKTVAKTLKNETHVYTEEDARFIHGHGVAYRN from the exons CTCAACCCGATCAACACCTTGTGATGACAATGGAGGGGCAAATCATCACCAGAATGATGGCACCTggtttgaagaagaaattgatgaTGACTTGAGATGGTCTTTTGCTTTGAACAG TGTTCTGCACAAGGGAACTAGCGAATACCAGGACATTGCTCTTCTGGACACCAAGAAATTTGGCAAA GTATTGGTGATTGATGGGAAGATGCAGAGTGCAGAAGTGGATGAATTCATATATCATGAATGTTTGATTCATCCAGCTCTCTTATGTCACCCAAA CCCAAAGACTGTGTTCATAATGGGGGGTGGTGAAGGGTCCGCAGCAAGGGAAGCACTGAGGCACAAATCCATTGATAAAGTGGTGATGTGTGACATTGATCAG GAGGTTGTTGATTTCTGCAGAAGGTATCTGACTGCAAATCATGATGCATTTCATAACAACAAGCTTCATTTAGTCATCAATGATGCCAA AGCTGAATTGGAGGAGAGGAAGGAAAAGTTTGATATCATAGTGGGGGATTTGGCTGATCCAGTTGAAGGTGGCCCCTGCTATCAACTCTATACCAAATCTTTCTATGAAAACATCCTCAAGCCTAAGCTCAGTGACAATGGCATCTTTGTTACTCAG GCTGGTCCAGCTGGTGTGTTCACTCACAAGGAGGTCTTCTCATCAATTTACAACACCATTAAACAAGTGTTCAAGT ATGTTCTTGCCTACACAGCTCATGTACCATCTTTTGCTGATACTTGGGGATGGGTCATT GCCTCAGACCAACCATTTTGTCTTGATGCTGGGAAGATAGACAAGAAGATGGCAGAAAGAATTGATGGAGAATTGCTCTACTTGAGTGGTGCCTCCTTTTTCTCCTCCACCATCTTGAACAAAACTGTTGCCAAAAC ATTGAAGAATGAGACTCATGTGTATACCGAAGAAGATGCAAGGTTCATTCATGGTCATGGGGTAGCATACCGAAATTGA
- the LOC113779590 gene encoding uncharacterized protein LOC113779590: MASVSMAMPMTNASQKRLQPPTSDAFFKPLPVRPSKAVFVQPSKSSAKLQIEASLKEKAITGLTAAALTASMVVPDVAQAAGSDLSPSLKNFLLSIAAGGVVLAALFGAVIGVANFDPVKRS; encoded by the coding sequence ATGGCCTCAGTTTCAATGGCTATGCCCATGACCAATGCAAGCCAGAAGAGGCTGCAGCCGCCAACCTCTGATGCCTTCTTCAAGCCATTGCCAGTGAGGCCATCAAAGGCTGTATTCGTTCAGCCATCAAAGTCCAGTGCCAAGCTTCAAATTGAAGCTTCTTTGAAGGAAAAGGCCATCACTGGGCTAACTGCAGCTGCACTCACAGCTTCCATGGTGGTTCCTGATGTTGCTCAGGCAGCTGGTTCTGACCTCTCCCCATCTCTCAAGAACTTCTTGCTCAGCATTGCAGCTGGAGGGGTTgtccttgctgccctgtttggGGCTGTTATTGGTGTTGCCAACTTCGATCCAGTCAAGCGAAGTTAG